A genomic segment from Propioniciclava sp. MC1595 encodes:
- the recR gene encoding recombination mediator RecR, with amino-acid sequence MYEGPIQALIDELGRLPGVGPKSAQRIAFHLLNADREEVERLADALREVAEKVRFCDICFNVSEDTTCRICRDPRRDQATICVVEESKDVAAIERTREFRGLYHVLGGAISPIDHVGPEDLHVAELLRRLSGPVVTEVILATDPNVEGEATATYLTRLLAPTGITVSRLASGLPVGGDLEFADEVTLGRAFAGRRQVGV; translated from the coding sequence GTGTACGAAGGTCCGATCCAGGCGCTGATCGACGAGTTGGGCCGGCTCCCCGGCGTGGGGCCCAAGAGCGCGCAACGCATCGCGTTCCACCTGCTGAACGCCGACCGCGAGGAGGTCGAGCGCCTCGCGGACGCCCTCCGCGAGGTCGCCGAGAAGGTGCGGTTCTGCGACATCTGCTTCAACGTGTCGGAGGACACCACGTGTCGCATCTGCCGCGACCCCCGACGCGACCAGGCGACGATCTGCGTGGTCGAGGAATCCAAGGACGTCGCCGCCATCGAGCGCACCCGCGAATTCCGGGGGCTGTACCACGTGCTGGGTGGGGCGATCAGCCCCATCGACCACGTCGGCCCCGAGGACCTGCACGTCGCCGAACTCCTGCGTCGCCTGTCTGGACCGGTCGTCACCGAGGTGATCCTCGCGACCGACCCCAACGTCGAGGGCGAGGCCACCGCCACCTACCTGACCCGGCTGCTGGCCCCCACCGGCATCACGGTGTCACGGCTGGCGTCCGGGCTGCCGGTGGGTGGCGACCTGGAGTTCGCCGACGAGGTCACCCTGGGCCGCGCCTTTGCCGGACGCCGACAGGTGGGGGTGTGA
- a CDS encoding helix-turn-helix domain-containing protein — translation MSLPISPSWGQPVPEWLSLQQAAAVYGVSVDTLRRRIASGKLRASRFGVRLIRVRVEDLDRLFRAIPTGDDLTDRRARARNQRTW, via the coding sequence ATGTCGCTCCCCATCTCGCCCAGCTGGGGCCAACCCGTGCCCGAGTGGCTGTCATTGCAGCAGGCGGCCGCCGTGTACGGCGTCAGTGTCGACACGCTGCGGCGACGCATCGCCTCAGGGAAGCTCCGGGCGTCAAGGTTCGGCGTGAGGCTCATCCGAGTTCGCGTCGAGGATCTCGACAGGCTGTTCCGTGCCATCCCCACGGGCGATGACCTCACTGACCGACGGGCCCGTGCGCGCAATCAACGCACCTGGTAG
- a CDS encoding DNA polymerase III subunit gamma and tau, with product MGGLFDDDEGDVVDDGLPAYEQDGPDLFGAEPDELILPTEPTPVDDPEMDLPLDEYDEIPIDPEESDEADAEAEGGIDEAMALVAEPAASEPEGLAPPPPAPKAPTPPARPDAPLALYRRYRPDTFDQVIGQEHVTVPLQRALTNNRVNHAYLFSGPRGCGKTTSARILARCLNCEQGPTPMPCGTCQSCRDLARGGAGSIDVIEIDAASHGGVDEARDLRERAFFAPVHSRYKIYIIDEAHMVTPQGFNALLKVVEEPPPHVKFIFATTEPEKVIGTIRSRTHHYPFRLVPPRTLTAYLSELCTAEGVSVDDAVLPLVVRAGAGSVRDSLSVLDQLLGGAAESGVSYQQATRLLGYTPDSLLDEIMDAFAAGDSHGVFACIDKVIEVGQDPRRFSEDLLRRLRDLIVIAAVPDALATGLVDVAADQGERLTTQANGMGPGELARAAEVIAKGLTDMRGTTAPRLHLELMCARVLLPGADVDERGVHARLDRIERRLQMAAGAESHAPRPERSDAPAPAPAPAPSPQPGPAPRPRLQPEAPPQEQPPRRPEARPVPEARPEPAPRSRPEAPAQPDPWQAPPQPPAPAPRPDPQPAAPAAPAASGNGDPAVLTTAQVRGRWPEVLDAIKKRRRVTWIVVRENAQVHDFTDGVLTLAFNNPGAQESFSRGGSDQVVRESVLEVLGVAPTIRAIAGNEPPPPPAPAYQSAPAPEPVQQQPPAAAPPSPGAEQARANIQATQVGPIDEEAEAQESPDDIDLDDDGAGADELLAKHLGAELIGEEEPEL from the coding sequence ATGGGTGGCCTGTTCGACGACGACGAGGGTGACGTCGTCGATGACGGCCTGCCCGCCTACGAGCAGGACGGGCCCGACCTCTTCGGCGCCGAGCCCGACGAGTTGATCCTGCCCACCGAGCCGACGCCGGTCGACGACCCCGAGATGGACCTCCCCCTCGACGAGTACGACGAGATCCCGATCGACCCGGAGGAGTCCGACGAGGCGGACGCCGAGGCCGAGGGTGGCATCGACGAGGCCATGGCGCTGGTCGCCGAGCCCGCGGCGTCCGAACCCGAGGGGTTGGCCCCGCCGCCGCCCGCGCCCAAGGCGCCGACCCCGCCCGCGCGTCCGGACGCCCCGCTGGCCCTGTACCGCCGCTACCGCCCCGACACGTTCGACCAGGTGATCGGGCAGGAGCACGTGACCGTGCCGCTGCAGCGGGCCCTCACGAACAACCGCGTCAACCACGCCTACCTGTTCAGCGGCCCGCGTGGCTGCGGCAAGACCACCAGCGCGCGCATTCTCGCCCGCTGCCTGAACTGTGAGCAGGGCCCCACGCCGATGCCGTGCGGCACCTGCCAGAGCTGCCGCGACCTGGCGCGCGGCGGGGCGGGCAGCATCGACGTGATCGAGATCGACGCCGCCTCGCACGGTGGCGTGGACGAGGCGCGCGACCTGCGCGAGCGGGCGTTCTTCGCCCCCGTGCACAGCCGCTACAAGATCTACATCATCGACGAGGCGCACATGGTCACGCCGCAGGGCTTCAACGCCCTGCTGAAGGTGGTGGAGGAGCCGCCGCCCCACGTGAAGTTCATCTTCGCCACGACCGAGCCCGAGAAGGTCATCGGCACGATCCGCTCGCGCACGCACCACTACCCGTTCCGGCTGGTGCCGCCGCGCACGCTGACCGCCTACCTGTCCGAGCTGTGCACCGCCGAGGGCGTGTCGGTCGACGACGCCGTGCTGCCGCTGGTGGTGCGCGCCGGCGCCGGGTCGGTGCGTGACTCGCTGTCGGTGCTCGACCAGCTGCTCGGTGGCGCGGCCGAGTCGGGCGTCAGCTACCAGCAGGCCACGCGGCTGCTGGGCTACACGCCCGACAGCCTCCTCGACGAGATCATGGACGCCTTCGCCGCCGGCGACTCCCACGGCGTGTTCGCGTGCATCGACAAGGTCATCGAGGTCGGCCAGGACCCGCGCCGCTTCTCCGAGGACCTCCTGCGCCGCCTCCGCGACCTCATCGTCATCGCCGCCGTGCCCGACGCCCTCGCCACCGGCCTGGTCGACGTGGCCGCCGACCAGGGCGAGCGGCTCACCACGCAGGCCAACGGCATGGGTCCGGGCGAGCTGGCCCGCGCGGCCGAGGTGATCGCCAAGGGCCTCACCGACATGCGCGGCACGACCGCCCCGCGCCTGCACCTCGAGCTGATGTGCGCCCGCGTGCTGCTGCCGGGTGCCGACGTCGACGAGCGCGGGGTCCACGCACGTTTGGACCGCATCGAGCGCCGCCTGCAGATGGCGGCCGGCGCCGAGTCGCACGCGCCCCGGCCCGAACGGTCGGACGCCCCGGCCCCGGCTCCCGCGCCCGCCCCGTCGCCGCAGCCCGGTCCGGCGCCCCGGCCGCGCCTGCAGCCGGAGGCCCCGCCGCAGGAGCAGCCCCCGCGGCGTCCCGAGGCGCGGCCTGTGCCTGAGGCGCGCCCCGAACCGGCTCCCCGGTCACGGCCCGAGGCCCCCGCCCAGCCCGACCCGTGGCAGGCGCCGCCCCAGCCCCCGGCTCCCGCGCCGCGGCCCGATCCGCAGCCCGCGGCCCCGGCCGCACCCGCGGCGTCCGGCAACGGTGACCCGGCCGTGCTCACCACCGCGCAGGTGCGCGGGCGCTGGCCCGAGGTGCTCGACGCGATCAAGAAGCGCCGCCGCGTCACCTGGATCGTGGTGCGCGAGAACGCGCAGGTGCACGACTTCACCGACGGCGTGCTGACGCTGGCGTTCAACAACCCCGGTGCGCAGGAGAGCTTCTCGCGCGGCGGCAGCGACCAGGTCGTGCGTGAGTCGGTCCTCGAGGTGTTGGGGGTGGCGCCGACGATCCGGGCGATCGCGGGCAACGAACCGCCGCCCCCGCCGGCGCCGGCCTACCAGAGCGCCCCGGCTCCCGAGCCGGTGCAGCAGCAGCCCCCGGCCGCGGCGCCGCCGTCCCCGGGCGCCGAGCAGGCGCGGGCCAACATCCAGGCCACGCAGGTCGGCCCGATCGACGAGGAGGCCGAGGCCCAGGAGTCGCCCGACGACATCGACCTCGACGACGACGGTGCGGGCGCCGACGAGTTGCTGGCCAAGCACCTGGGTGCCGAGCTGATCGGCGAGGAGGAGCCCGAGCTCTGA
- a CDS encoding YbaB/EbfC family nucleoid-associated protein, which produces MSLFGTEGGGFDMNSLLAQAQAMQAQMQNAQAELATKTVTGSAGGDLVRVTMTGSGELTEVRIDPKAVDPDDTETLGDLVVAAVRDANNQVQALAAAAMPQIPGLPF; this is translated from the coding sequence ATGTCCCTGTTCGGCACCGAGGGTGGCGGGTTCGACATGAACTCGTTGCTCGCCCAGGCCCAGGCCATGCAGGCCCAGATGCAGAACGCGCAGGCCGAACTGGCCACCAAGACCGTGACCGGCAGCGCCGGCGGCGACCTGGTCCGGGTCACGATGACCGGCTCCGGTGAGCTCACTGAGGTGCGCATCGACCCGAAGGCAGTCGACCCCGACGACACCGAGACCCTCGGTGACCTGGTCGTGGCGGCCGTGCGCGACGCCAACAACCAGGTCCAGGCGCTGGCGGCCGCCGCCATGCCCCAGATCCCCGGCCTGCCCTTCTGA
- a CDS encoding Cof-type HAD-IIB family hydrolase, with product MKLIATDVDGTLLNSSHRISPRTRAAFTAARASGVEVLAISGRQPYSIGAIVAGTALEGPVVGSNGSVAVDLASRAVLFEEVIDLDAQRTIALALLERFPDAHVVSVRDAGNTYVAQHGYTGHQDPGHENALWPVVHRFAHLDEVLAEPSVKLVIRHPDHRVEPEFMLEVARDLHVPGVHPTTSGAPFLEVGRAGVSKATALARFAADRGIEASGVVAFGDNLNDVEMLAWAGLGVAMGNGVPGAIEAADEIALTNDADGVAVVIERLLGL from the coding sequence GTGAAGCTGATCGCGACCGACGTCGACGGGACGCTGCTCAACAGCAGCCACCGGATCAGCCCCCGCACCCGGGCGGCGTTCACTGCGGCGAGGGCGTCCGGGGTGGAGGTGCTGGCCATCTCGGGACGGCAGCCGTACTCGATCGGCGCGATCGTGGCCGGGACGGCGTTGGAGGGCCCGGTCGTCGGGTCGAACGGGTCGGTGGCCGTCGACCTGGCCTCGCGGGCGGTGCTGTTCGAGGAGGTCATCGACCTCGACGCCCAGCGCACGATCGCGCTGGCCCTGCTGGAGCGCTTCCCCGACGCCCACGTGGTGTCGGTGCGGGACGCCGGCAACACCTACGTCGCCCAGCACGGCTACACCGGCCACCAGGACCCGGGCCACGAAAACGCCCTGTGGCCGGTGGTCCACCGGTTCGCGCACCTCGACGAGGTGCTGGCCGAGCCGTCGGTGAAGCTCGTGATCAGGCACCCCGACCACCGGGTCGAACCGGAGTTCATGCTCGAGGTGGCGCGTGATTTGCATGTGCCGGGCGTGCACCCGACGACCTCGGGGGCACCGTTCCTCGAGGTCGGGCGGGCCGGGGTGTCGAAGGCGACGGCGCTGGCCCGGTTCGCCGCCGATCGGGGGATCGAGGCGTCCGGGGTGGTGGCGTTCGGCGACAACCTCAACGACGTCGAGATGCTGGCCTGGGCGGGCCTGGGCGTCGCGATGGGCAACGGCGTGCCCGGCGCGATCGAGGCCGCCGACGAGATCGCGCTGACCAACGACGCCGACGGGGTCGCCGTCGTGATCGAGCGCCTGCTCGGTCTGTGA
- a CDS encoding carbon-nitrogen hydrolase family protein, whose amino-acid sequence MRIALAQIVASTEPDANLDLVREHVARAKDAGAELVVFPEATMASFTTRSAAVAQPVDGEWARGVRDAAREHGIAVVVGMFTPGADGKARNTLLVVDAVGELVATYDKIHLFDAWGFQESRHMEAGDTPVVVEVGGVRFGLATCYDVRFPELFKHLANAGAEVILVPTSWANGPRKAEQFRALCVARALDSTCFILAAGQADPAIVGMEVKKGSPTGIGHSVAVSPLGEVLAEGGEAPELVVVDVDASTIEESRGRLPVLATSRFGIAVP is encoded by the coding sequence ATGCGCATCGCCCTGGCCCAGATCGTCGCGAGCACCGAGCCGGACGCCAACCTCGACCTCGTCCGCGAGCACGTCGCCCGCGCGAAGGACGCCGGCGCGGAGCTCGTCGTGTTCCCCGAGGCCACCATGGCCAGCTTCACGACGCGGTCGGCCGCCGTGGCGCAGCCGGTGGACGGGGAGTGGGCCCGCGGCGTCCGGGATGCCGCGCGGGAGCACGGCATCGCCGTCGTGGTCGGCATGTTCACGCCGGGCGCGGACGGCAAGGCCCGCAACACGCTCCTGGTGGTCGACGCGGTGGGGGAGCTGGTTGCGACCTACGACAAGATCCACCTCTTCGACGCGTGGGGCTTCCAGGAGTCCCGCCACATGGAGGCCGGGGACACCCCGGTTGTGGTCGAGGTCGGCGGCGTGCGGTTCGGGTTGGCGACCTGCTACGACGTGCGCTTCCCCGAGCTGTTCAAGCACCTCGCCAACGCCGGGGCCGAGGTCATCCTCGTGCCGACCTCGTGGGCGAACGGACCGCGCAAGGCCGAGCAGTTCCGCGCGCTGTGCGTCGCGCGGGCGCTGGACAGCACCTGCTTCATCCTCGCCGCCGGACAGGCCGACCCCGCGATCGTGGGCATGGAGGTGAAGAAGGGGTCGCCGACGGGCATCGGCCACAGCGTCGCGGTCAGCCCCCTCGGCGAGGTGCTGGCCGAGGGCGGCGAGGCGCCCGAGCTGGTCGTCGTCGACGTGGACGCCTCGACGATCGAGGAGTCCCGCGGGCGGCTCCCGGTGCTGGCGACCTCGCGTTTCGGCATCGCCGTGCCCTGA
- a CDS encoding S8 family peptidase has protein sequence MDQTPRRRSRLLACGAALALLPALAPPAYAADEVKLDQTKKTFIVQMKGDPVATYDGGVQGIPATKPATGKKVNAKSGNAKKLEAHNRNEQRKALRDANVKESAKTHEFTVAFNGFTAKLTEAEAAVLKKAAGVANVWEDEVRYADTVTTPDYLGLSGKNGVWAKQFGGDAKAGTGIVVGVLDTGIDPDNPSFAALPGAKMPAGDWACETENDPTFKCTTKIVGARYYGTEYENDIRYDFNSPRDTNGHGSHTAGTAAGNHGVAMSIQGNTMGSGSGMAPAAHVAVYKALWQTEDGRGSGTSSGLVQAIDDAVADGVDVINYSVSGSSEYVVTADELAFMAAAEAGVFVSTSAGNSGDSVGVSSVAHNSPWTMTVAASSHDRGVENTLTTGDGTTYDGVGYGGPTAQLPMVLASTIPAAGYTAAQADLCGPGTVDDAGAAGKMVVCTRGEHPFVDKGAEVAASGGAAIVVANSPTGASTLLPIIYSIPGFHLTAEDGEALKAYVSDQDAPTGAINASKYVEVDAPSMASFSSFGPALAGGGDLLKPDITAPGVDVIAAYSQDPDSGDPRFESLQGTSMSAPHIAGLGALLKQRFPTWSPMAIKSAMMTTARQTTDEGKAILTATGAKATPLNYGAGEVVPAKSYNPGLVYDSNITDWDIYACGIGQLQLVGGAEVCAQLPAKDPSDLNYPSISIGELTGTQTITRTVKNVNKSAMQYRAKVEAPKGTTVKVVPDKITVRPGGSATFKVTITRTDAALGKYTFGSLTWVPNSPKYETVRSPIAVKPMAVSAPVEVTGTGTSGATDITVTPGFTGTLKTDVDGLIPSDVVAQSVVREDGTPLDGYFFWEVTKDTKVSRFATYDEEVAAKDIDLYVYRFNPADSTVSLVDLSGNEGSSEELTLRLAPGIYVVSIDLYSPEPSVSVPVHTWDVTDADADNLTVQPASASVTMAQPVTFTAAWSGLTAGQRYLGQVNFLEGDTPAGSTLVTVNP, from the coding sequence GTGGACCAGACCCCACGCCGACGCTCACGCCTCCTCGCGTGCGGTGCGGCTCTCGCCCTGCTCCCAGCTCTCGCGCCACCGGCCTACGCGGCCGACGAGGTGAAGCTGGACCAGACGAAGAAGACCTTCATCGTCCAGATGAAGGGCGACCCCGTCGCCACCTACGACGGCGGCGTCCAGGGCATCCCCGCCACCAAGCCGGCCACCGGCAAGAAGGTGAACGCCAAGTCGGGCAACGCGAAGAAGCTCGAGGCCCACAATCGCAACGAGCAGCGCAAGGCCCTGCGCGACGCCAACGTCAAGGAGTCGGCCAAGACGCACGAGTTCACCGTCGCCTTCAACGGCTTCACCGCCAAGCTGACCGAGGCCGAGGCCGCGGTACTGAAGAAGGCGGCCGGCGTGGCCAACGTCTGGGAGGACGAGGTCCGCTACGCCGACACCGTCACGACCCCCGACTACCTCGGGCTCTCCGGCAAGAACGGCGTCTGGGCCAAGCAGTTCGGCGGTGACGCCAAGGCGGGCACCGGCATCGTGGTCGGCGTCCTCGACACCGGCATCGACCCCGACAACCCCAGCTTCGCCGCTCTGCCCGGCGCCAAGATGCCGGCCGGTGACTGGGCCTGCGAGACCGAGAACGACCCAACCTTCAAGTGCACCACCAAGATCGTGGGGGCTCGCTACTACGGCACCGAGTACGAGAACGACATTCGGTACGACTTCAACAGCCCCCGGGACACGAACGGCCACGGCTCCCACACCGCGGGCACCGCCGCCGGCAACCACGGCGTCGCGATGTCCATCCAGGGCAACACCATGGGCTCCGGGTCCGGGATGGCCCCAGCCGCACACGTCGCCGTCTACAAGGCCCTGTGGCAGACCGAAGACGGACGCGGCTCCGGCACGAGCTCCGGCCTGGTCCAGGCCATCGACGACGCAGTGGCCGACGGCGTCGACGTGATCAACTACTCCGTCTCGGGCTCCTCTGAGTACGTCGTGACCGCCGACGAGCTCGCCTTCATGGCGGCCGCCGAGGCGGGCGTCTTCGTCTCCACCTCGGCCGGGAACTCGGGCGACAGCGTCGGCGTCTCGTCGGTCGCGCACAACTCGCCGTGGACCATGACCGTTGCGGCCAGCTCGCACGACCGTGGCGTCGAGAACACGCTCACCACGGGTGACGGCACCACCTACGACGGCGTCGGCTACGGCGGCCCCACCGCCCAGCTCCCGATGGTGCTCGCCAGCACCATTCCCGCCGCCGGCTACACCGCCGCCCAGGCCGACCTCTGCGGCCCCGGCACGGTCGATGACGCCGGCGCCGCCGGCAAGATGGTCGTCTGCACCCGTGGAGAGCACCCCTTCGTGGACAAGGGCGCCGAGGTCGCGGCCTCGGGTGGCGCGGCGATCGTCGTTGCGAACTCCCCGACCGGCGCGAGCACCCTGCTGCCGATCATCTACTCGATCCCCGGCTTCCACCTGACCGCCGAGGACGGTGAGGCCCTGAAGGCGTACGTGTCCGATCAGGACGCCCCCACCGGCGCCATCAACGCCTCCAAGTACGTCGAGGTCGACGCCCCGTCGATGGCGAGCTTCTCGTCCTTCGGCCCGGCCCTGGCCGGCGGCGGCGACCTGCTCAAGCCCGACATCACCGCCCCCGGCGTGGACGTCATCGCGGCCTACAGCCAGGACCCCGACTCGGGTGACCCCCGCTTCGAGTCCCTGCAGGGCACCTCGATGTCGGCCCCGCACATCGCCGGCCTGGGCGCGCTGCTCAAGCAGAGGTTCCCGACCTGGAGCCCGATGGCCATCAAGTCGGCCATGATGACCACCGCCCGCCAGACGACGGACGAGGGCAAGGCGATCCTGACCGCCACCGGCGCGAAGGCCACCCCACTCAACTACGGCGCGGGTGAGGTCGTCCCGGCCAAGTCCTACAACCCAGGTCTGGTCTACGACTCCAACATCACCGACTGGGACATCTACGCCTGTGGGATCGGGCAGTTGCAGCTGGTCGGCGGTGCCGAGGTCTGCGCCCAGCTGCCCGCCAAGGACCCGAGTGACCTGAACTACCCGAGCATCAGCATCGGTGAGCTGACCGGCACCCAGACGATCACCCGCACGGTCAAGAACGTGAACAAGTCGGCCATGCAGTACCGCGCAAAGGTGGAGGCGCCCAAGGGCACCACGGTGAAGGTCGTCCCCGACAAGATCACCGTTCGCCCCGGCGGTAGCGCCACCTTCAAGGTGACGATCACCCGCACCGACGCGGCCCTCGGCAAGTACACCTTTGGTTCCCTCACCTGGGTGCCGAACTCGCCGAAGTACGAGACCGTGCGCAGCCCGATCGCGGTCAAGCCGATGGCCGTCTCGGCCCCCGTCGAGGTCACCGGCACCGGAACCAGCGGGGCGACTGACATCACCGTCACCCCGGGGTTCACCGGCACACTCAAGACCGACGTGGACGGCCTGATCCCCTCCGACGTCGTTGCGCAGAGCGTCGTCCGGGAGGACGGCACCCCTCTCGACGGCTACTTCTTCTGGGAGGTGACCAAGGACACCAAGGTCTCGCGCTTCGCCACCTACGATGAGGAGGTCGCCGCCAAGGACATCGACCTGTACGTGTACCGGTTCAACCCGGCCGACAGCACGGTCTCCCTGGTCGACCTGAGCGGCAACGAGGGCTCCTCCGAGGAGCTCACGCTGCGGCTGGCCCCGGGCATCTACGTGGTGTCCATCGACCTCTACAGCCCGGAGCCGTCGGTCAGCGTCCCGGTCCACACATGGGACGTCACGGACGCCGACGCAGACAACCTGACCGTACAGCCGGCGTCCGCGTCGGTCACCATGGCCCAGCCGGTGACCTTCACCGCGGCCTGGTCCGGCCTGACCGCGGGCCAGCGCTACCTGGGTCAGGTCAACTTCCTCGAGGGCGACACCCCGGCGGGCAGCACGCTCGTCACCGTCAACCCGTGA